A single Actinomadura algeriensis DNA region contains:
- a CDS encoding glycoside hydrolase family 127 protein, which produces MTHAPFTRRAFIGTAGATATALALPAAPAHADARHGHPKGRALAPFPLSAVSLLDGPFRSNMTRTCDYLKFVDADRLLHTFRTNAGLPSSAEPCGGWEAPDVLLRGHSTGHLLSGLAQAHANTGDGAFAAKGRYLVAELAKCQEAAGSAGFTTGYLSAFPESVFADLESGGKPWAPYYTIHKIMAGLLDQYTLSGNEQALTVVTGMAAWAEARTGELPYERMQQILRVEFGGMNDVLTALHQVTGDPVHLRAARRFDHEEIYGPLAERRDALDGYHANTQIPKIVGAMREYAATGDARYRDIATFFWDTVVHHHTYVIGGNSNNEMFCPPDQIASRLGSDTCENCNSYNMLKLSRLLFLDDPDESAYMDYYEWTLLNQMLGQQDPESEHGFVTYYTGLFPGSQRQPKGGLGAAPGSYSGDYDNFSCDHGTAMETHTKFADSIYFHTKDELYVNLFIPSELTWKERGIGLKQETEYPYADRTRLTVTRGSSRFTLKLRIPGWLGARGHHPRVRVNGRAVPVRVRPGSYAEIERHWRRGDVVELSTPMAPVWRKAPDNPNVQAVTVGPVVLAGRYGDRALATFPAIDPRSLRPDRRRPLHYTARADGAEVELKPFGDVQHERYNVYWLTPAHHHGRRLLAHFPLRGRSLADATGRWPDATLAAGAAWAGDGGSVVLDGAGGHVLLPPGLLGGLDELTVALRVRLDSLVNNVRVFDLGFNRETYFALTARNGSGKSRFQMRVTGMEGEDVADAPALPTGAWTHVAVTAGNGSAVLYIDGAEAARNEGLVMSPLAIGATTANLLGDQQDTRRPHMHGAVSGFRLYDHVLTASQISALADSK; this is translated from the coding sequence ATGACGCACGCTCCGTTCACCCGCCGTGCCTTCATCGGCACGGCGGGTGCCACCGCCACCGCGCTCGCCCTCCCGGCGGCGCCGGCGCACGCCGACGCCCGGCACGGGCACCCGAAGGGGAGGGCCCTCGCGCCCTTCCCCCTGTCCGCCGTGTCCCTCCTCGACGGCCCGTTCCGCTCGAACATGACGCGGACGTGCGACTACCTGAAGTTCGTCGACGCCGACCGGCTGCTGCACACGTTCCGGACGAACGCGGGGCTGCCGTCGTCCGCCGAACCGTGCGGCGGGTGGGAGGCGCCGGACGTCCTGCTGCGCGGGCACTCGACCGGCCACCTGCTGTCCGGCCTCGCGCAGGCGCACGCGAACACCGGCGACGGCGCGTTCGCCGCCAAGGGCCGGTACCTCGTCGCGGAACTGGCGAAGTGCCAGGAAGCGGCGGGTTCGGCCGGGTTCACCACCGGCTACCTGTCGGCCTTCCCCGAGTCGGTGTTCGCGGACCTGGAGTCCGGCGGGAAACCGTGGGCGCCCTACTACACGATTCACAAGATCATGGCGGGGCTGCTCGACCAGTACACGCTCAGCGGCAACGAGCAGGCCCTCACCGTCGTCACCGGCATGGCGGCGTGGGCCGAGGCGCGCACCGGCGAGCTGCCGTACGAGCGGATGCAGCAGATCCTGCGCGTCGAGTTCGGCGGCATGAACGACGTCCTGACCGCCCTCCACCAGGTGACCGGCGACCCCGTGCACCTGCGGGCGGCCCGCAGGTTCGACCACGAGGAGATCTACGGCCCGCTCGCCGAGCGCCGCGACGCCCTCGACGGGTACCACGCCAACACCCAGATCCCGAAGATCGTCGGCGCGATGCGCGAGTACGCGGCGACCGGCGACGCCCGCTACCGCGACATCGCGACGTTCTTCTGGGACACGGTCGTCCACCACCACACGTACGTGATCGGCGGCAACAGCAACAACGAGATGTTCTGCCCGCCGGACCAGATCGCCTCCCGGCTCGGCTCGGACACCTGCGAGAACTGCAACAGCTACAACATGCTGAAGCTGTCGCGGCTGCTGTTCCTGGACGATCCGGACGAGTCCGCGTACATGGACTACTACGAGTGGACGCTGCTGAACCAGATGCTCGGGCAGCAGGATCCCGAGTCCGAGCACGGGTTCGTCACTTACTACACGGGCCTGTTCCCGGGTTCGCAGCGCCAGCCCAAGGGCGGTCTTGGGGCGGCCCCAGGCAGCTACAGCGGTGACTACGACAACTTCTCCTGCGACCACGGCACCGCAATGGAGACGCACACGAAGTTCGCCGACAGCATCTACTTCCACACGAAGGACGAGCTGTACGTCAACCTGTTCATCCCGTCGGAACTGACGTGGAAGGAACGGGGCATCGGCCTCAAGCAGGAGACCGAGTACCCCTACGCCGATAGGACGCGCCTCACCGTCACGCGCGGTTCGTCCCGCTTCACCCTCAAGCTCCGGATCCCCGGGTGGCTGGGCGCGCGCGGGCACCATCCGCGCGTCCGGGTGAACGGGCGGGCCGTCCCGGTGCGCGTCCGTCCCGGCTCGTACGCCGAGATCGAGCGGCACTGGCGGCGCGGCGACGTCGTCGAGCTGTCGACGCCGATGGCCCCGGTGTGGCGCAAGGCGCCCGACAACCCGAACGTCCAGGCCGTCACCGTCGGCCCGGTCGTCCTGGCCGGACGGTACGGCGACCGGGCGCTCGCCACCTTCCCGGCGATCGACCCGCGCTCGCTGCGCCCCGACCGCCGCCGCCCGCTGCACTACACGGCGCGGGCCGACGGCGCCGAGGTCGAGCTGAAGCCGTTCGGCGACGTCCAGCACGAGCGGTACAACGTCTACTGGCTGACGCCCGCGCACCACCACGGGCGCCGGCTGCTGGCGCACTTCCCGCTGCGCGGCCGGAGCCTCGCCGACGCGACGGGCCGCTGGCCGGACGCGACGCTCGCCGCCGGGGCGGCGTGGGCGGGCGACGGCGGCTCGGTCGTCCTCGACGGCGCGGGCGGGCACGTCCTGCTCCCGCCCGGCCTGCTCGGCGGGCTGGACGAGCTGACGGTCGCGCTGCGCGTCCGGCTCGACTCGCTCGTCAACAACGTGCGGGTCTTCGACCTCGGCTTCAACCGGGAAACGTACTTCGCGCTCACCGCCCGCAACGGATCCGGGAAGTCGCGGTTCCAGATGCGGGTCACCGGCATGGAGGGCGAGGACGTCGCCGACGCCCCCGCCCTGCCCACCGGCGCCTGGACGCACGTCGCCGTCACGGCCGGGAACGGCTCGGCCGTCCTCTACATCGACGGCGCCGAGGCCGCCCGCAACGAAGGCCTCGTCATGAGCCCGCTCGCGATCGGCGCGACGACCGCCAACCTCCTCGGCGACCAGCAGGACACCCGCCGCCCCCACATGCACGGCGCGGTGTCCGGTTTCCGCCTCTACGACCACGTCCTGACGGCATCGCAGATCTCGGCCCTGGCCGACTCCAAGTAG